In Natrinema salaciae, the following are encoded in one genomic region:
- the aspS gene encoding aspartate--tRNA(Asn) ligase: MQDRTYTADAEPGDDVTVAGWVHEIRDLGGIAFLILRDTTGKIQIKFEKDEMDDELVETGLDVSRESVVEVSGAVEEEPRAPTGVEVTPESLEVVAPADPELPLDPSGKVDADLSTRLDNRTLDLRKDEVQAIFEIRSEILRAVREQFREFRCTEINTPKIVATGTEGGTELFPITYFGEEAFMNQSPQLFKQLIAGSNVERVFEIGPIFRAEEHNTPRHLNEATSIDFEGAFCDHTDAMDVVEGVVRAAYEAVAENCREELEALDLEAEFDVPDEAFPRISYEDAIERINATGELDEQLVWGDDLSTEAEKALGDDVGGHYFITDWPSEIKPFYIKDHDDDPELSTGFDLMHPRMELVSGGQREHRHEKLIEGFEQQGLDPDQFEYYTKMFKYGMPPHAGFGLGGERLIMTLLDLDNIREAVLFPRDRQRLSP; the protein is encoded by the coding sequence ATGCAGGACAGAACCTACACTGCCGACGCCGAGCCCGGCGACGACGTGACGGTCGCCGGCTGGGTCCACGAGATCCGCGACCTGGGGGGCATTGCGTTCCTGATTCTCCGGGACACCACGGGCAAGATCCAGATCAAGTTCGAGAAAGACGAGATGGACGACGAGCTGGTCGAGACGGGACTCGACGTCTCTCGCGAGAGCGTCGTCGAAGTTTCCGGCGCGGTCGAGGAGGAGCCGCGCGCACCGACCGGCGTCGAGGTCACGCCCGAATCGCTCGAGGTCGTCGCGCCCGCCGACCCCGAACTGCCGCTGGACCCCTCCGGCAAGGTCGACGCCGACCTCTCGACGCGACTCGACAACCGCACCCTCGACCTGCGCAAGGACGAGGTGCAGGCCATCTTCGAGATCCGCTCGGAGATCCTGCGGGCGGTCCGCGAGCAGTTCCGCGAGTTCCGCTGTACGGAGATCAACACGCCGAAGATCGTCGCGACCGGCACCGAGGGCGGCACCGAACTCTTCCCGATCACCTACTTCGGCGAGGAGGCCTTCATGAACCAGTCACCCCAGCTGTTCAAGCAGCTGATCGCCGGCTCGAACGTCGAGCGCGTCTTCGAGATCGGGCCGATCTTCCGCGCCGAGGAGCACAACACGCCGCGGCACCTCAACGAGGCCACCTCGATCGACTTCGAGGGCGCGTTCTGCGATCACACCGACGCCATGGACGTCGTCGAGGGCGTCGTCCGCGCCGCCTACGAGGCCGTCGCGGAGAACTGTCGCGAGGAACTCGAGGCGCTCGACCTCGAAGCGGAGTTCGACGTGCCCGACGAGGCGTTCCCGCGAATCAGCTACGAGGACGCCATCGAGCGCATCAACGCGACGGGCGAACTCGACGAGCAACTCGTCTGGGGCGACGACCTCTCGACGGAGGCCGAGAAGGCGCTCGGCGACGACGTTGGCGGCCACTACTTCATCACTGACTGGCCAAGCGAGATCAAGCCGTTCTACATCAAGGACCACGACGACGACCCCGAACTCTCGACCGGCTTCGACCTGATGCATCCGCGCATGGAACTGGTCTCGGGTGGCCAGCGCGAACACCGCCACGAGAAGCTCATCGAGGGCTTCGAACAGCAGGGACTCGATCCCGACCAGTTCGAGTACTACACCAAGATGTTCAAGTACGGCATGCCGCCCCACGCCGGCTTCGGACTCGGCGGCGAGCGCCTGATCATGACGCTCCTCGACCTGGACAACATTCGAGAAGCGGTTCTCTTCCCGCGAGATCGCCAGCGACTGAGCCCGTAG
- a CDS encoding esterase/lipase family protein, with translation MADDDSTGRGPVTDESHTIDRRTLLRATGTAIVGGTGLAAASGSVAGQWGGPEVISVDDGLFGWSADDSLPVADELLVFIHGWFGDTTVSSQAADVLGSLESGGYSPDETVAIEWPATNFNFLGAEADTEDVGEVVAGLLEEFYDSGGNNVRLVGHSLGGRCVLWTATKLGSGYEIETVAPLGAAADGSEVCGDPWNPGLSKACEVRNYHSENDSTVGSAYGGFGDTALGTEGAGCDPAANYTDVDVTASVGSHLSYLGDDAVGSDLADAIGSGSCDGT, from the coding sequence ATGGCAGATGACGACTCGACCGGTCGAGGCCCGGTCACGGACGAATCGCACACGATCGACCGCCGCACCCTCCTGAGGGCCACCGGGACCGCCATCGTCGGCGGGACTGGCCTGGCAGCCGCGTCCGGGTCGGTAGCCGGACAGTGGGGCGGTCCCGAGGTTATCTCGGTCGACGACGGCCTCTTCGGCTGGAGCGCCGACGACAGCCTGCCGGTGGCGGACGAACTGCTCGTCTTCATCCACGGCTGGTTCGGCGACACCACCGTCTCGAGCCAGGCCGCCGACGTGCTGGGTTCGCTGGAGTCGGGCGGCTACTCGCCGGACGAGACAGTCGCGATCGAGTGGCCCGCGACCAACTTCAATTTCCTCGGCGCGGAGGCCGACACCGAAGACGTCGGCGAGGTCGTCGCCGGCCTCCTCGAGGAGTTCTACGATTCCGGCGGGAACAACGTCCGGCTCGTGGGACACTCCCTCGGCGGTCGCTGCGTCCTGTGGACCGCAACGAAACTGGGCTCGGGCTACGAGATCGAAACGGTCGCACCACTGGGAGCCGCCGCCGACGGATCGGAGGTCTGTGGCGACCCGTGGAACCCCGGCCTCAGCAAGGCGTGTGAGGTTCGAAACTACCACTCCGAGAACGATTCGACGGTCGGCTCGGCCTACGGCGGCTTCGGCGACACCGCTCTCGGGACCGAGGGCGCGGGCTGTGATCCCGCCGCGAACTACACCGACGTCGACGTAACGGCCAGCGTCGGCAGCCACCTGTCGTACCTCGGTGACGACGCGGTCGGTTCCGACCTCGCCGACGCGATCGGTAGCGGTTCCTGCGACGGTACCTGA
- a CDS encoding pantoate kinase codes for MREEATAFVPGHVTGFFSAHPDEDPTKAGSRGAGLTLTDGVEVTVEPATESSVVLDGTEIEVDPVTTVLETLDATARVEADAELPIGAGFGVSGAMALGTALAANRVFERKLSTNELVTIAHGAEVQAGTGLGDVVAQAHGGVPIRLEPGGPQDNKLDAIPARARVEYVSFGELSTADVLSGDTERLTAAGKEALSRVVEEPTLLSFMYASRLFARDAELLTERVTETIADVSEAGGQASMAMLGETVFALGTGLSDAGYDPSVCATHPAGAVLR; via the coding sequence ATGCGCGAGGAGGCGACGGCGTTCGTCCCCGGACATGTTACGGGCTTTTTCAGCGCCCACCCGGACGAGGACCCGACGAAAGCCGGCTCACGGGGTGCGGGACTGACGCTCACTGACGGTGTCGAAGTAACGGTCGAGCCCGCGACGGAGTCGTCCGTCGTCCTCGACGGGACGGAAATCGAGGTCGATCCGGTGACGACCGTCCTCGAGACGCTCGACGCGACCGCTCGAGTCGAAGCCGACGCCGAACTCCCGATCGGTGCCGGGTTCGGCGTCTCGGGAGCGATGGCGCTGGGGACGGCGCTCGCGGCGAACCGGGTGTTCGAGCGCAAGCTCTCGACGAACGAACTCGTGACGATCGCACACGGTGCCGAAGTGCAGGCGGGGACCGGGCTCGGCGACGTCGTCGCGCAGGCACACGGCGGCGTCCCGATCCGCCTCGAGCCGGGTGGGCCGCAGGACAACAAGCTCGACGCGATTCCGGCGCGGGCGCGCGTCGAGTACGTCTCGTTCGGGGAACTCTCGACGGCCGACGTGCTGTCGGGAGACACGGAGCGGCTGACGGCCGCCGGAAAGGAAGCGCTCTCCCGCGTCGTCGAGGAGCCGACGCTCCTGTCGTTCATGTACGCCTCGCGGTTGTTCGCTCGCGACGCGGAACTCCTCACGGAACGGGTCACGGAGACGATCGCCGACGTCTCCGAGGCCGGCGGACAGGCGTCGATGGCCATGCTCGGCGAGACGGTCTTCGCCCTCGGGACTGGACTGTCCGATGCGGGGTACGACCCGTCCGTCTGCGCGACGCATCCGGCCGGTGCCGTGCTGCGGTGA